The following proteins are co-located in the Deinococcus metallilatus genome:
- a CDS encoding DUF421 domain-containing protein gives MDAVLRSAAIYLFLLLIFRVAGKRTLTQITTFDFVLLLIISEVTQQAMVGDDFSLTQSMLAIITLVGLDIGLSLWKQRSPGLELLVDSAPVLILENGQPIKDRMKQLRVDESDILNAARELQGLERLDQIKYAILERSGSISVIPKPNAAG, from the coding sequence ATGGACGCCGTTTTACGTTCCGCCGCCATTTACCTGTTCCTGCTGCTGATCTTCCGGGTGGCCGGAAAGCGGACGCTGACCCAGATCACCACCTTCGACTTCGTGCTGCTGCTGATCATCAGCGAGGTGACGCAGCAGGCGATGGTGGGCGATGACTTCTCGCTCACCCAGTCAATGCTGGCGATCATCACCCTGGTCGGGCTGGATATCGGCCTCTCGCTGTGGAAGCAGCGTTCGCCGGGGCTGGAACTTCTGGTGGACAGTGCCCCGGTTCTGATTCTGGAGAACGGTCAGCCGATCAAGGACCGCATGAAGCAGCTCCGCGTCGACGAGTCGGACATCCTGAATGCCGCGCGGGAACTGCAAGGTCTGGAACGCCTGGACCAGATCAAGTACGCCATCCTCGAACGCTCCGGCAGTATCTCGGTCATTCCCAAGCCGAACGCCGCGGGCTGA
- a CDS encoding NAD(P)/FAD-dependent oxidoreductase → MPAGGPGSVRAAPHLLVIGGGVAGASVAYFAARAGARVTVIDAGRHAASRVPSALVNPVRGQAGQVEPGAVEGLRLTWALVDALREAGLTVPHGRVGVLRPVPDDRTRQKFERNLPPAWPHGWLEPEAFPVPLAPGWRHALWLPEGGWLDGAAFTAGLLAVSGAEVVQARARAWDARSVTLESGEVLRGDAAVWCGGAVGAAWAGAAGTHRAGTLLTLERPVTALPVSFGAYLAPAGVGGVLGATFEAPTPTWREPVLPLRSLTWLLGKAEALTDLGGATVTGRWSGTRLSGLTVGRTANGAWQLSGLGSKGFLLGPLLARHVAGDVLAALGV, encoded by the coding sequence ATGCCTGCGGGCGGTCCGGGAAGCGTGAGGGCTGCCCCGCATCTCCTGGTGATCGGTGGGGGCGTAGCGGGCGCGTCCGTCGCCTATTTCGCCGCGCGGGCAGGGGCACGAGTGACGGTGATCGATGCCGGACGTCACGCCGCCAGCCGCGTTCCCTCGGCCCTGGTCAATCCCGTGCGGGGACAGGCCGGGCAGGTGGAACCGGGCGCGGTGGAGGGCCTGCGCCTGACCTGGGCGCTGGTGGACGCGCTGCGGGAGGCGGGCCTGACCGTCCCTCACGGCCGGGTCGGCGTGCTGCGCCCCGTGCCCGACGACCGGACGCGGCAGAAATTCGAGCGGAACCTGCCCCCGGCGTGGCCGCACGGGTGGCTGGAGCCGGAGGCGTTCCCGGTCCCGCTGGCCCCGGGCTGGAGACACGCCCTCTGGCTGCCGGAGGGCGGCTGGCTGGATGGCGCGGCCTTCACGGCGGGCCTGCTGGCCGTCTCGGGGGCGGAGGTCGTGCAGGCACGGGCACGGGCCTGGGACGCCCGCTCCGTCACCCTGGAAAGTGGGGAGGTTCTGCGGGGTGACGCCGCGGTGTGGTGCGGGGGTGCGGTGGGAGCGGCCTGGGCAGGCGCAGCGGGAACGCACCGGGCAGGGACCCTCCTGACGCTGGAGCGCCCGGTCACGGCCCTGCCCGTGAGCTTCGGCGCGTACCTCGCCCCGGCCGGGGTCGGCGGGGTGCTGGGCGCGACTTTCGAGGCGCCCACGCCTACCTGGCGGGAGCCGGTGTTGCCGCTGCGGTCGCTGACGTGGCTGCTGGGCAAGGCGGAGGCGCTGACGGACCTGGGCGGCGCAACGGTGACGGGGCGGTGGAGCGGCACCCGCCTCTCCGGCCTGACCGTGGGGCGAACGGCAAACGGCGCGTGGCAGCTCTCGGGGCTGGGCAGCAAGGGCTTTCTGCTGGGGCCGCTGCTGGCGCGTCACGTTGCCGGTGACGTGCTGGCGGCGCTGGGAGTGTGA
- a CDS encoding DUF2382 domain-containing protein encodes MDERERERQQAAEEREVIERLVLHEERAQVEVIREGVGSVQVRRVVTERQEVVPITLHSEHLEITVQEGTGGRVTLNGEALEVGRTYEVPLYEERALIEKQVYPMSEVTIARQARSYTRSEDITLRREELDVEDPQGLVRDRTMPGPRRE; translated from the coding sequence ATGGACGAACGAGAGCGGGAGAGGCAACAGGCCGCCGAGGAGCGCGAGGTGATCGAGCGGCTGGTCCTGCACGAGGAACGCGCCCAGGTGGAGGTGATCCGCGAGGGCGTCGGGAGCGTGCAGGTGCGCCGGGTGGTCACCGAGCGGCAGGAGGTCGTGCCCATCACCCTGCACAGCGAACACCTGGAAATCACCGTTCAGGAGGGGACCGGCGGCCGGGTGACGCTGAACGGCGAGGCGCTGGAAGTCGGCCGGACCTACGAGGTGCCGCTGTACGAGGAACGCGCCCTGATCGAGAAACAGGTGTACCCGATGAGCGAAGTGACCATCGCCCGGCAGGCACGGTCCTACACCCGCAGCGAGGACATCACCCTGCGCCGCGAGGAACTGGACGTGGAAGACCCGCAGGGCCTGGTCCGCGACCGGACGATGCCCGGCCCACGCCGGGAGTAG
- a CDS encoding isocitrate/isopropylmalate dehydrogenase family protein, which translates to MSKYRICLIEGDGIGHEVIPAARRVLEASGLDAEFVSAEAGYEYFLDHGTSVPEATYEAVESTDATLFGAATSPSGEKPNGFFGAIRHLRRKYNLYANVRPTKTRPVPGAYENVDLVIVRENTQGLYVEQERRYGDTAIADTVITKDASERIGRFAIDLALKRRQKLTVVHKSNVLPVTQGLFMNTILDLTKNVEGLNTNTMIVDNAAMQLVRNPTQFDVMVMTNMFGDILSDLAAGLVGGLGIAASGNVGDRFGIFESVHGSAPDIAGQGISNPTATILAAVLMLDHLGAHDVARRIDQAVNTVLAEGPRTRDLGGTAGTKEFTDAVIAQLK; encoded by the coding sequence ATGTCGAAGTACCGCATCTGCTTGATCGAAGGGGACGGCATCGGCCACGAGGTCATCCCCGCCGCCCGCCGCGTGCTGGAAGCCTCCGGCCTGGACGCCGAGTTTGTTTCCGCCGAGGCAGGCTACGAATACTTCCTCGACCACGGCACCAGCGTGCCCGAGGCGACCTACGAGGCGGTGGAGTCCACCGACGCGACCCTCTTCGGCGCGGCGACCAGCCCCAGCGGTGAGAAGCCGAACGGCTTTTTCGGCGCCATCCGCCACCTGCGCCGCAAGTACAACCTGTACGCCAACGTCCGCCCCACCAAGACCCGCCCGGTCCCCGGCGCCTATGAGAACGTGGACCTGGTGATCGTCCGCGAGAACACCCAGGGCCTCTATGTCGAGCAGGAGCGCCGCTACGGCGACACGGCCATCGCGGACACCGTGATCACCAAAGACGCCAGCGAGCGCATCGGCCGCTTCGCCATCGACCTCGCCCTGAAGCGCCGCCAGAAGCTGACGGTCGTGCACAAGAGCAACGTGCTGCCCGTCACGCAGGGCCTCTTCATGAACACCATCCTCGACCTGACGAAGAACGTCGAGGGGCTGAACACGAACACCATGATCGTGGACAACGCGGCCATGCAGCTCGTCCGCAACCCCACCCAGTTCGACGTGATGGTGATGACCAACATGTTCGGGGACATCCTCTCCGACCTGGCGGCGGGGCTGGTGGGCGGCCTGGGCATCGCGGCCAGCGGCAACGTCGGGGACCGCTTCGGCATCTTCGAGAGCGTTCACGGCAGCGCGCCCGACATCGCCGGGCAGGGGATCAGCAATCCCACCGCGACCATCCTGGCCGCCGTGCTGATGCTCGACCACCTCGGCGCGCACGACGTGGCCCGCCGGATCGACCAGGCCGTGAACACCGTGCTGGCGGAGGGCCCGCGCACCCGCGACCTGGGCGGCACGGCGGGCACCAAGGAATTCACCGACGCGGTGATCGCACAACTGAAGTAA
- the mnmD gene encoding tRNA (5-methylaminomethyl-2-thiouridine)(34)-methyltransferase MnmD encodes MPPGPIPDRPAGEIILTPAGSRTALSARFGEAYGSRHGAAAQARHVFVEGTGTHRHPAPRVLEVGFGLGVNFRATLAEVVRRGVPLDYLAYEFDPAPAEVLRAVGEGGEGAEHPAWAALLKGWGQASPLLVQVPGATLTVHFTDVREADLPHGWASALYLDGFSPARNPEVWTPALAARLARALAPGGLLATYSAAGHVRRTLAGAGLKVEKRPGPPGKRECLRAVREA; translated from the coding sequence ATGCCGCCAGGCCCCATCCCTGACCGTCCGGCGGGCGAGATCATCCTGACCCCCGCCGGCTCGCGCACGGCCCTGAGCGCCCGCTTCGGCGAGGCGTACGGCTCGCGGCACGGGGCGGCGGCCCAGGCGCGGCACGTGTTCGTGGAGGGCACCGGGACGCACCGGCATCCCGCACCGCGCGTGCTGGAGGTGGGCTTCGGCCTGGGCGTGAACTTCCGGGCGACACTGGCCGAGGTGGTGCGGCGCGGCGTGCCGCTGGACTACCTCGCCTACGAATTCGATCCCGCCCCCGCTGAGGTGCTGCGCGCCGTCGGGGAAGGGGGTGAGGGGGCGGAGCATCCCGCCTGGGCCGCGCTGCTGAAGGGGTGGGGGCAGGCGTCCCCCCTGCTCGTGCAGGTGCCCGGCGCCACGCTCACGGTCCACTTCACCGACGTGCGGGAGGCCGACCTGCCGCATGGCTGGGCCAGCGCCCTCTATCTCGACGGCTTCTCCCCCGCCCGCAACCCGGAAGTCTGGACGCCCGCCCTCGCGGCACGGCTCGCCCGTGCCCTCGCGCCGGGGGGCCTTCTCGCCACCTACAGCGCCGCCGGGCATGTTCGCCGCACGCTCGCGGGAGCCGGGCTGAAGGTGGAGAAGCGGCCCGGCCCGCCGGGAAAACGGGAATGCCTGCGGGCGGTCCGGGAAGCGTGA
- a CDS encoding DinB family protein gives MTQADTASTVLTPSLMTPEYLLADWQGHRRLTRRVIEAFPEDQLFTFTAAPPMRSFGEMAWELYGVALYTLEGLVTDEWPNPDWTEKPPHEKAALLAAWDELTRRMDAELPTVPPARYQEEKALFWGTMSALTTALYAIDNEIHHRGQGYVYLRALGIEPPPFYER, from the coding sequence ATGACGCAGGCTGACACCGCATCCACCGTCCTCACGCCCTCCCTGATGACGCCCGAGTATCTGCTGGCCGACTGGCAGGGTCACCGCCGCCTGACCCGCCGGGTGATCGAGGCATTCCCGGAAGACCAGCTCTTCACCTTCACCGCCGCCCCGCCCATGCGGTCCTTCGGGGAGATGGCCTGGGAACTCTACGGCGTCGCGCTCTATACCCTGGAAGGGCTGGTCACCGACGAGTGGCCGAATCCCGACTGGACCGAGAAGCCCCCGCACGAAAAGGCGGCGCTGCTGGCCGCCTGGGACGAATTGACCCGCCGGATGGACGCTGAGCTGCCCACGGTGCCGCCTGCCCGCTATCAGGAAGAAAAGGCGCTGTTCTGGGGCACCATGTCCGCGCTCACCACGGCCCTCTACGCCATCGACAACGAGATTCACCACCGGGGGCAGGGCTACGTCTACCTGCGCGCCCTCGGGATCGAGCCGCCGCCCTTCTACGAGCGGTGA